GACCTTCGCGGGCGAGGCGAAGACCAACGACAGCGCGATCGTGGCCGGCTTCCCGGAGAACGGCGCCTTCAACGTCCAGCCGGCCCGCATCCGCGGTCGGATCCAGGCCAACGGCCCGGACATCTACCATCGCGGCCAGGTGATGCGCGACGTCTACTCGGTGCGCTCGGTGGTCCGCCAGGGCAACAGCGGCGGCCCGCTGCTCACCCCGGACGGCCAGGTGTACGGCGTGGTGTTCGCCAAGTCGCTGGACAGCGCCGACACCGGGTACGTGCTGACCGCGGCCGAGGTGCGCGAGGACGTCCAGCAGGGCGGCGCCGCGACCGCCCGGGTGGACACCCAGGGTTGCGCGCTCTGACCGGAACCGCCCCGTCCCCGCTCGCCGACACCTCGGCCGGAACCGCCCCGTCCCCGCTCGCCGACACCTCGGCCGGAACCGCCCCGTCCCCGCTCGCCGACACCTCGGCCGGAACCGCCCCGCCTCCGCCCGCCGACACCTCGGCCGGAAACGCTCTGTCCGACATCCGTCGTGCCGTCAGCCGGCCCTGGTAGCCTCGGCCGCGCTCACCCGTTCGGCTCAACCGGGCGCCGTCCCGGAGTGGGCTTCACGGGGAGGTCGTGGCAGTCCGATGATGGGTCATTCGCACGCGGTGAGCGGGGCGATGCTGTACGCGGCGTCGGCCCCCTTCCTGCCCCCGCTGCTGCTGCACACCACGCTGCAGCCGGCGGACATCCTGATGGGCACGGTGCTGTGCGCGGGCGCGGCGCTGCTGCCGGACCTCGACCACCACGACGGCTCGATCGCCAACTTCCTGGGCCCGGTCTCCAAGCTGCTCTGCCGCTTCGTGGCTTGGGCCTCCGGAGGCCACCGGCACGCCACCCACTCGCTGCTGTTCGTCGCCCTGATGGGCGGCGGCACCTGGGCGGGCGTCACCTTCCTGGGCCGCAACTTCACGCTGGCGCTGACCTTCGTCCTGCTGGCACTCGCCATCCGCGCGCTGCGGCTCTGCCCGCCGAGCAACGGACCGGAGGCGTGGATCACCGTCATGGGCCTGGCCGCGCTCGGCACCTTCGGGATGAACACCTGGATGCCCAACGCGCCGGGCTGGCTGCCGTACGCGGTGGGGCTGGGCACGCTGGCGCACCTGCTCGGCGACTGCCTGACGAAGAAGGGCGCGCCGCTGCTCTGGCCGCACAAGGAGCGCTACGAGATCGTGCTGATCAAGCGCAGCGGCAACAGCGTGGAGACCAAGGTGCTGGTGCCGATCATGTCGGTGGCGACCTTCGTGCTGCTCTGGTTCACCGCACTGTCGCCGATCACCAACTGACCTTCACCGTCCGACCTTCACCGTCCGACGACCGCGGCGCGGGGCCTCAGGTCTCGCGCCGCAGTCGTGCGCCCACCCAGCGGGCGCGCCGGCCGAGGATGTGCGGGATGCCGAGCTGTCGCCGTTCCGCGCGCTGCCGGGGGTCGAGGCCGTCGAAGCCGAGGTCGTCCGCCCGGTCGGGGCGGTGGACGGAGCGCTGCGGGCTGTTCCGGCGTCGGCCGCGCGGGGCGACGCCGCGATCGGGCATCCAACTCATACCGGTATGGATGCCCCTGGGCCGGTGGGAGTAACCGCCCAGTCTCCCCGAACATGGCCTATGCGTTTGTCATATGAACGCAACATCAGGGGAGTTGGGTCTGCAGACCCGTCGTTCCGTTCCGCCGCCGGCCCACCCCGCGTCACTCCTTGTGAAGGCCGACCCAGTCCAGCAGCTCGGCCGTGAACTCCTCCGGCGCCTCCTCGTGCGGGAAGTGCCCGACCTCCGGCATCAGCCGCCAGCGGTACGGCGCCGCCACGTACTCACCGCCGCCGAGCGCGGTGCGCGACAGCAGCACCGGGTCCGCCGCGC
The genomic region above belongs to Streptomyces sp. 1331.2 and contains:
- a CDS encoding metal-dependent hydrolase, coding for MMGHSHAVSGAMLYAASAPFLPPLLLHTTLQPADILMGTVLCAGAALLPDLDHHDGSIANFLGPVSKLLCRFVAWASGGHRHATHSLLFVALMGGGTWAGVTFLGRNFTLALTFVLLALAIRALRLCPPSNGPEAWITVMGLAALGTFGMNTWMPNAPGWLPYAVGLGTLAHLLGDCLTKKGAPLLWPHKERYEIVLIKRSGNSVETKVLVPIMSVATFVLLWFTALSPITN